Part of the Cystobacter fuscus DSM 2262 genome is shown below.
CCTCGGCGAAGCGCCCCTCCCCCACTGCCAGCTCCTCGCTTCCCCGTTTGCTCCAGCGCTTCGTCCAGTTGAACCACCGGAACAGCCGCCGCGCCGGCCCCAGCAACTGCGGCAGACACGTCAGGCCCGGCCATTCGGCGCTCCGCTCCACCAGCCCCTCCTTCACCCCGTGGGCCAGCACGTAACGCAGCCGGCCCACCAGTGCCGTGTCGTCCAGCACCGGCTCCGCCGAGTAGCGCCTCTCCCAGAAGCCGCCACTCCAGTCCACCAACTTCCCCACCTTCTTGGAGAGGTTGGCTCTCAGGTACTGCATGAAGGAGGCGAGCGCGGCACCGCGTGCCCACACCAGCAAGTGGAAGTGGTTGGAAGCGAAGGTGAAGGCGTGCAGCCGGACGGTGCCCGCGCTCTGCTGGACGGCTCGCGCCAGCACCCCTCCCACCACCTCGTTCACCTCCGCGCCAGGACGCAGCAACAGCCGGCCCTGGAAACACCTGGACGTGACGAAATAGAGCCCCTCCTCCTGGAACATCCTCAACGGCCAGCCCATCCCCAACCCCCACGTGCACTCCGCCGGGCCGGATGCACCCCGTGGGCCAACTCCAAGTCCTCCACTCTCGCGCGACTCCCTCGTTCCAAGTCCTTTGACACCGTCTCGACAACGTCTCGGGCTTCAATTCGGAGAAGCCGGGGAGCGGAAGATTCGGAGCGTGGACGTGCACGTGCGCTTTGGAGGACCGCTGCCCGAAGGGCGAGACGTACTCGCATCGTTCGAGCCGTGATTCAGCCCGCTGTGTGCTTAGACTGGCCGCATGGGACTCTTGACCTTCAGCATCAACGTCACCCTGGACGGCTGCGTCGACCACCAGGAGGGAATCGCCGACGACGAGACACACGCCTTCTTCACCCGCCTCATGGACGAGGGCGGGGCGATGCTGTGGGGCCGCGTCACCTACGAGATGATGGAGAGCTATTGGCCGGCGGTCGCCCGGGGCGATGAGTCGGCGCCGCCAGCGATGCGCGAGTGGGCGCTCAAGCTGGAGGACAAGCCAAAGTACGTGGTGTCGTCGACGCGAAAGGACTTCCCGTGGACCAATAGCCACCACATCGCCGGCGACTTACGCACGGCTGTGCAGAAGCTCAAGGATGCAACCCCGTCCGGCGTGCTCCTCGGTAGCGGCAAGCTCGCGACCGAGCTGGACCGACTGGATCTGATCGACGAGTACAAGTTCCTCGTCCACCCCAGGATCGCCGGCCACGGCCCGACCCTGTACCAGAACGGGCTGCCCAGCACACGACGGCTCGAGCTGGTCTCGGCGAAGCCGCTCCGCTGCGGCGCGGTCGCCATGCACTACCGGCGCGCGCTGACCCCAGCACAAGCTTGAGCACGTGGTCCGGGTTCTTTCCCCGACACTCGCCCTGACGGAGCTTCTGTGAGCCGTCACTCCGCCCCGGTCGAGGACGAGTGGGTCGTCTTTCTCGGTCCATCGCTCGCGCGCGAA
Proteins encoded:
- a CDS encoding dihydrofolate reductase family protein — its product is MGLLTFSINVTLDGCVDHQEGIADDETHAFFTRLMDEGGAMLWGRVTYEMMESYWPAVARGDESAPPAMREWALKLEDKPKYVVSSTRKDFPWTNSHHIAGDLRTAVQKLKDATPSGVLLGSGKLATELDRLDLIDEYKFLVHPRIAGHGPTLYQNGLPSTRRLELVSAKPLRCGAVAMHYRRALTPAQA
- a CDS encoding transposase, whose product is MGWPLRMFQEEGLYFVTSRCFQGRLLLRPGAEVNEVVGGVLARAVQQSAGTVRLHAFTFASNHFHLLVWARGAALASFMQYLRANLSKKVGKLVDWSGGFWERRYSAEPVLDDTALVGRLRYVLAHGVKEGLVERSAEWPGLTCLPQLLGPARRLFRWFNWTKRWSKRGSEELAVGEGRFAE